A genomic stretch from Megachile rotundata isolate GNS110a chromosome 1, iyMegRotu1, whole genome shotgun sequence includes:
- the LOC100875667 gene encoding KICSTOR complex protein kaptin: MNNLTDAHWFPLTSQGNIYSMTKLCSNSGYNKVLVASLKRKIYSCEYHLMPNLHLKPLIKELLFTYIPSGAEIISIDAYNKSDSGDGFVIGITILKASTDTSIERYLNIYTEGAIDGEGDEGSSIEAIAQNCLMVELAYTPYHLYHTILPQQSSHNEVVWLLSGSDYKIHMIREDKLNHGYSESSIEKYFPELHDIQGIAVWINIYYYDNYNWRLTVIGCECGLVVVAIVNVLELKICRTWKLRYDRPISSVCIFPQQNNVMKPSFINSKGPKFPLSNETKLNILIVNTSNAVVFMDILNNGMDEDIILNGSETSDCILCSCTADINMDGRNEILLGTYGHEVLIFCFVNSTWELIIRKLFDAPVHSICYMDITNDGMKELIVLTQRGVHILQHNIVDVKDKWKKRYRKMLKESRI, encoded by the exons ATGAATAATTTGACAGATGCACACTGGTTTCCTTTAACGTCTCaaggaaatatttattcaatgacAAAGTTATGCTCAAATAGTGGCTACAATAAAGTGTTAGTGGCttctttaaaaagaaaaatatattcttgTGAATATCATTTGATGCCAAACCTGCATTTAAAACCATTGATTAAGGAATTACTCTTTACATACATTCCCA gCGGTGCTGAAATTATATCTATTGATGCTTACAATAAATCTGACAGTGGCGATGGATTTGTGATAGGAATAACTATTTTGAAAGCAAGTACAGATACATCCATAGAGaggtatttaaatatatatacagaAGGTGCTATAGATGGAGAAGGAGATGAAGGCAGTTCAATTGAAGCCATAGCACAAAATTGCCTTATGGTAGAGTTAGCATATACACCATATCATTTGTATCATACTATATTGCCACAACAAAGTTCTCACAATGAg GTTGTTTGGTTACTATCTGGTAGTgattataaaattcatatgaTTAGAGAGGATAAATTGAACCATGGCTATAGTGAATCATCGatcgaaaaatattttcctGAATTGCATGATATCCAAGGAATTGCAGTATGGATTAATATTTACTACTATGATAATTACAATtg gaGACTGACTGTAATTGGTTGTGAATGTGGTTTAGTTGTAGTAGCCATAGTTAATGTTTTAGAACTGAAAATCTGTCGAACTTGGAAATTAAGGTATGATAGGCCTATTTCAAGTGTATGTATATTTCCACAACAGAACAATGTCATGAAACCTTCTTTCATTAATTCTAAAG GTCCAAAGTTTCCTTTAAGCAATGAAACAAAATTGAATATCCTTATTGTAAATACAAGTAATGCAGTTGTTTTCAT ggatattttaaataatggaATGGATGAAGACATAATATTAAATGGTAGTGAAACATCTGATTGCATTTTATGCTCTTGTACTGCTGACATAAATATGGATGGTCGAAACGAAATACTTCTAGGAACTTATGGTCATGAAGTTTTAATATTCTGCTTTGTAAATAGTACATGGGAATTGatcattagaaaattatttgatgCACCTGTGCATTCTATATGTTACATGGATATTACTAATGATGGAATGAAAGAACTTATTGTTCTTACACAACGTGGAGTTCATATACTACAG CACAATATTGTGGATGTAAAGGATAAGTGGAAAAAGCGATATCGGAAAATGCTTAAAGAAAgtagaatataa
- the Glg1 gene encoding Golgi apparatus protein 1 isoform X1: MECRTNLKSTLFIIFIHITVLNCTHLSRTYLKDVSTSNGEIVPRISWLFSNSVDTPVRVKRGVIDTLPEDSLLKSMNSKCRNNLLHLCNHVGGNSDELMLLECIQNFKPTEVSGIDDECRQAIFSYILNITNNYNIERLAKKTCGKELDLTDCSASDKKHGAYLSCLIDQREKVKNPECIAYIQRLEWIAFNDFRITTFSSDCADDVKKFKCDKVQPYRDISQGQILACLQEHINELQHDCQRHIFHVSEIQAENINLDRQLYIACEQDRTKFCPGIRPGSGQVYKCLMQHKTDRAMTAMCQEQLTRRGKLIASDYRVSKGLVKACKDDIKINHCRRPPPEDKNIFGNDDKNKRPANEDKNIRLARILLCLESAVKNGSKIDRDCQAEMFDHRKLLMEDYRLSPEIVDGCVNDITTFCNSLEIGGATIHCLMEHTRTKKRKSRVSSRCQRALEDLIMDADAGEDWRIDPVLREQCQPVVNLACRDVRGGDATVISCLMDQLGTDRMTEACETALVQIQYFVARDFKLDPQLYRACKFDAIRLCHARNAWASDGKQMHPEEGPLVLPCLYRHAYHPQKNMTLRTECLEEIRRVMRQRAVNVDLQPEIEEVCLNELASFCYDKTAKGEEILCLQDNLDRLNKNCKLAVGNFTEEQAERVELNPIISATCQHIMERHCEEVLKYGKDEGDMMECLIEHKNDLDVRSDYKCKAAVEHFQLISLKNYHFTYKFKEACRPSVKRWCPKSKTKADVIECLSAIVQEDIMKDTQHHIPKECRQQLKAQLYQQRENIQFDPILQAQCTTDIKQYCYNVEPGNSQILECLAAHKSKLSDACHKQLFKVRKQEFQDSSSDFALLNTCRVMVRQFCHDVSRSQALDCLKKYKDDPTFDDKCKNIVIRRMIEQNTDYRFNSALQTACSYDINKHCKEVLLHQPTDKELEGKVIRCLKIKFRESKLTIKCEHQMTNILREAALNYHLNPLLATMCAHEIETICRADENDPGAVEECLKMEFNAGNRDMKEECRLEIADLIEQARADINVDPLLQKACAVDVSKYCSDVPQGAGRHIMCLQNVLEDSNKSLQPDCYKMLTTRIDMFRNAAKLIAPNSIQELYSTVNRSPARRYFMIVALTMIGIIFIIGLFCGRVTRRTMIMKNK; this comes from the exons ATGGAGTGTAGGACAAATTTAAAGAGcactctttttataatttttatacatataactgTATTAAATTGTACTCATTTATCGAGAACGTATTTGAAAGATGTGTCGACTAGCAATGGTGAAATTGTACCACGAATTAGCTGGTTATTTAGTAATTCTGTTGACACTCCCGTTAGGGTTAAGAGAGGAGTTATAGACACTTTACCCGAAGACAGTTTATTAAAGTCTATGAATTCTAAGTGTCGAAACAATTTACTTCATCTCTGTAATCATGTAGGTGGAAACAGTGATGAATTGATGTTGTTAGAATGTATTCAGAACTTTAAG ccAACTGAAGTATCCGGCATTGATGATGAATGTCGTCAAGCCATTTTTTCTTACATCTTAAATATTACCAATAATTATAACATAGAACGTTTAGCTAAAAAAACTTGTGGTAAAGAGTTAGATCTGACAGACTGTTCTGCTTCTGATAAGAAACATGGTGCATATTTATCATGTTTAATTGATCAAAGAGAGAAAGTAAAAAATCCAGAATGTATTGCTTACATTCAACGATTAGAATGGATAGCATTTAATGATTTCAGAATTACAACATTTTCTTCGGACTGTGCAGACGATGTTAAAAAGTTTAAGTGCGATAAAGTACAACCTTACAGAGACATATCACAGGGACAAATATTGGCTTGTCTGCAAGAACATATTAATGAACTTCAACATGATTGTCAAAGACACATATTTCATGTATCTGAAATACAagctgaaaatataaatttagatCGACAGCTATACATAGCTTGTGAACAAGATCGTACTAAATTTTGTCCAGGCATCAGACCTGGTAGTGGTCAAGTATATAAATGTTTAATGCAACATAAAACGGATAGAGCTATGACAGCTATGTGCCAAGAGCAACTTACAAGAAGAGGAAAATTAATAGCATCTGACTATAGAGTTAGTAAAGGATTAGTCAAAGCTTGCAAAgatgacattaaaattaatcattGTAGGAGACCTCCACCtgaagataaaaatatatttggaaatgatgataaaaataaaagacctgcaaatgaagataaaaatataagacTCGCACGTATTCTGCTTTGTTTAGAATCAGCCGTAAAAAATGGAAGTAAAATTGATAGAGACTGTCAAGCTGAAATGTTTGATCACAGGAAACTTCTAATGGAAGATTATAGATTATCTCCTGAAATAGTTGATGGATGTGTTAATGATATTACAACATTCTGTAATAGCCTTGAAATTGGTGGTGCAACAATTCACTGTTTAATGGAACACACTAGAACTAAGAAAAGGAAATCAAGAGTATCTAGCAGATGTCAAAGAgcg ttAGAAGACTTAATTATGGATGCGGATGCAGGAGAAGATTGGAGAATTGATCCTGTATTACGAGAACAATGTCAACCTGTTGTTAATTTAGCTTGCAGAGAT GTACGTGGAGGAGATGCCACAGTTATATCTTGTTTAATGGATCAACTTGGTACAGATAGAATGACAGAAGCTTGCGAAACTGCGTTAGTTCAAATACAGTATTTTGTAGCTAGAGATTTTAAATTGGACCCTCAATTGTACAGAGCATGTAAATTTGATGCAATACGATTGTGTCATGCAAGAAACGCATGGGCAAGTGATGGAAAGCAAATGCATCCAGAAGAGGGACCTCTTGTTTTACCATGTTTATACAGACATGCATATCATCCTCAAAAAAATATGACT TTAAGAACGGAGTGTCTTGAAGAAATTAGACGCGTTATGAGACAAAGAGCAGTAAATGTTGATTTGCAACCTGAGATTGAAGAAGTATGTCTTAATGAATTAGCATCATTTTGCTATGACAAAACAGCGAAAGGAGAAGAAATACTGTGCCTTCAAGACAATTTAgatcg tttgaacaaaaattgcaaattagcaGTGGGCAATTTTACAGAAGAACAAGCCGAACGCGTTGAATTAAATCCTATCATTTCGGCCACGTGTCAACATATCATGGAGCGTCATTGTGAG GAAGTATTAAAGTATGGTAAAGACGAAGGAGACATGATGGAATGTTTAATAGAACATAAAAATGATCTAGATGTACGGTCTGATTACAAATGTAAAGCAGCAGTGGaacattttcaattaatatcattaaaaaattaccattttacttataaatttaaagaagCTTGTAGACCATCCGTCAAAAGATGGTGTCCAAA GTCTAAAACCAAAGCAGATGTGATAGAGTGTTTGAGTGCAATTGTACAAGAAGATATAATGAAAGATACCCAGCATCATATACCAAAAGAATGTAGACAACAGTTGAAAGCACAACTTTATCAACAAAGAGAAAACATTCAGTTTGATCCTATCTTACAAGCACAGTGTACAACTGATATTAAACAGTATTGTTATAACGTTGAACCAGGAAATTCACAG attttggaatgTTTAGCAGCACATAAATCAAAGTTATCTGATGCGTGTCATAAACAGTTATTTAAAGTAAGGAAACAAGAATTTCAAGACAGTTCAAGTGACTTTGCTTTATTAAATACATGTCGAGTTATGGTAAGACAATTCTGTCACGATGTTAGTCGTTCTCAAGCATTGGATTGTCTCAAAAAGTATAAAGATGATCCAACATTTGATgataaatgcaaaaatattgttattcGAAGAATGATTGAACAAAATACCGATTATAGATTTAATAGTGCATTGCAAACAGCATGCTCCTATGATATTAATAAGCATTGTAAGGAG gTTTTATTGCATCAACCTACCGATAAAGAACTTGAAGGAAAAGTAATAAGATGTTTAAAGATTAAATTTCGAGAGTCAAAACTCACAATAAAATGCGAACATCAAATGACTAATATACTTAGAGAAGCAGCTTTAAATTATCATCTAAATCCGTTACTGGCTACAATGTGTGCGCATGag ATTGAAACAATTTGTAGAGCAGATGAGAATGATCCTGGAGCAGTAGAAGAGTGTTTAAAAATGGAATTTAATGCTGGTAATAGAGATATGAAAGAAGAATGCCGTCTTGAAATTGCAGATTTAATAGAACAAGCAAGAGCAGATATCAATGTAGATCCTTTATTACAAAAAGCATGTGCTGTTGATGTTAGTAAATACTGTAGCGATGTTCCGCAGGGTGCAGGAAGAC ATATCATGTGCCTGCAAAATGTATTAGAAGATAGTAACAAATCTTTACAACCGGATTGCTATAAAATGTTAACCACAAGAATTGATATGTTCAGAAACGCGGCCAAG TTAATTGCGCCAAATTCGATACAAGAACTTTATTCAACTGTAAACCGATCTCCTGCAAGACGATACTTCATGATCGTCGCGCTAACAATGATTGGTATAATTTTCATCATCGGTTTATTCTGTGGCAGAGTGACAAGACGGACAATGATCATGAAAAATAAGTGA
- the hzg gene encoding CTD small phosphatase herzog isoform X2 translates to MLTPLSDLFFHLSFACILFYVLSQLPQENEVVNNSPASGKKPRGRGLLRSLLCCLGRGRGSSSKSSKTSSLQGDGRGSPPPGTGSPRFLLPPVRHQDMHKKCMVIDLDETLVHSSFKPINNADFVVPVEIDGTVHQVYVLKRPYVDEFLQRMGELYECVLFTASLAKYADPVADLLDRWGVFRARLFRESCVFHRGNYVKDLNKLGRDLQQIIIVDNSPASYIFHPDNAVPVASWFDDMTDSELLDLIPFFEKLSNVENIYTVLCNSNHPYNQVPTAVQNSPSPGSGSLGAS, encoded by the exons ATGCTTACCCCTCTCTCCGATCTTTTCTTTCACCTAAGTTTTGCGTGTATCTTATTTTATGTACTAT CCCAGTTACCACAAGAGAATGAAGTGGTCAACAACAGTCCAGCAAGTGGCAAAAAGCCAAGAGGGCGTGGACTTTTGCGATCTCTACTTTGTTGCCTTGGTAGAGGACGTGGAAGTAGTTCAAAAAGTTCAAAAACAAGCTCTTTGCAAGGCGATGGACGTGGTTCTCCACCACCAGGGACTGGATCCCCACGGTTCCTTCTCCCACCTGTCAGACATCAGGATATGCACAAAAAGTGCATGGTGATTGATTTGGATGAGACACTAGTGCATAGTTCTTTCAAACCAATCAACAATGCCGATTTTGTTGTTCCTGTAGAGATTGATGGGACAGTGCATCAAGTGTATGTTTTAAAGAGGCCTTATGTGGATGAGTTCTTGCAGAGAATGGGCGAACTGTACGAATGTGTATTATTCACAGCAAGTTTGGCTAAG TATGCTGATCCAGTAGCAGATTTGCTTGACAGATGGGGAGTGTTCAGAGCAAGACTGTTTAGAGAATCTTGTGTTTTTCACAGAGGAAATTATGTTAAAGATTTAAATAAACTAGGGCGGGATTTGcaacaaattattattgttgATAATAGTCCTGCAAGTTATATTTTCCATCCAGATAATGCG GTGCCAGTGGCATCATGGTTTGACGATATGACAGATTCAGAATTGTTAGATTTAATTCCATTCTTTGAGAAACTCAGTAATGtggaaaatatttatacagtcTTGTGCAATAGTAATCATCCTTATAATCAAGTACCTACGGCTGTACAGAATAGTCCAAGCCCCGGGTCAGGTTCACTTGGTGCTTCCTAG
- the Glg1 gene encoding Golgi apparatus protein 1 isoform X2 — translation MECRTNLKSTLFIIFIHITVLNCTHLSRTYLKDVSTSNGEIVPRISWLFSNSVDTPVRVKRGVIDTLPEDSLLKSMNSKCRNNLLHLCNHVGGNSDELMLLECIQNFKPTEVSGIDDECRQAIFSYILNITNNYNIERLAKKTCGKELDLTDCSASDKKHGAYLSCLIDQREKVKNPECIAYIQRLEWIAFNDFRITTFSSDCADDVKKFKCDKVQPYRDISQGQILACLQEHINELQHDCQRHIFHVSEIQAENINLDRQLYIACEQDRTKFCPGIRPGSGQVYKCLMQHKTDRAMTAMCQEQLTRRGKLIASDYRVSKGLVKACKDDIKINHCRRPPPEDKNIFGNDDKNKRPANEDKNIRLARILLCLESAVKNGSKIDRDCQAEMFDHRKLLMEDYRLSPEIVDGCVNDITTFCNSLEIGGATIHCLMEHTRTKKRKSRVSSRCQRALEDLIMDADAGEDWRIDPVLREQCQPVVNLACRDVRGGDATVISCLMDQLGTDRMTEACETALVQIQYFVARDFKLDPQLYRACKFDAIRLCHARNAWASDGKQMHPEEGPLVLPCLYRHAYHPQKNMTLRTECLEEIRRVMRQRAVNVDLQPEIEEVCLNELASFCYDKTAKGEEILCLQDNLDRLNKNCKLAVGNFTEEQAERVELNPIISATCQHIMERHCEEVLKYGKDEGDMMECLIEHKNDLDVRSDYKCKAAVEHFQLISLKNYHFTYKFKEACRPSVKRWCPKSKTKADVIECLSAIVQEDIMKDTQHHIPKECRQQLKAQLYQQRENIQFDPILQAQCTTDIKQYCYNVEPGNSQILECLAAHKSKLSDACHKQLFKVRKQEFQDSSSDFALLNTCRVMVRQFCHDVSRSQALDCLKKYKDDPTFDDKCKNIVIRRMIEQNTDYRFNSALQTACSYDINKHCKEVLLHQPTDKELEGKVIRCLKIKFRESKLTIKCEHQMTNILREAALNYHLNPLLATMCAHEIETICRADENDPGAVEECLKMEFNAGNRDMKEECRLEIADLIEQARADINVDPLLQKACAVDVSKYCSDVPQGAGRHIMCLQNVLEDSNKSLQPDCYKMLTTRIDMFRNAAKVISFIIIMEAFL, via the exons ATGGAGTGTAGGACAAATTTAAAGAGcactctttttataatttttatacatataactgTATTAAATTGTACTCATTTATCGAGAACGTATTTGAAAGATGTGTCGACTAGCAATGGTGAAATTGTACCACGAATTAGCTGGTTATTTAGTAATTCTGTTGACACTCCCGTTAGGGTTAAGAGAGGAGTTATAGACACTTTACCCGAAGACAGTTTATTAAAGTCTATGAATTCTAAGTGTCGAAACAATTTACTTCATCTCTGTAATCATGTAGGTGGAAACAGTGATGAATTGATGTTGTTAGAATGTATTCAGAACTTTAAG ccAACTGAAGTATCCGGCATTGATGATGAATGTCGTCAAGCCATTTTTTCTTACATCTTAAATATTACCAATAATTATAACATAGAACGTTTAGCTAAAAAAACTTGTGGTAAAGAGTTAGATCTGACAGACTGTTCTGCTTCTGATAAGAAACATGGTGCATATTTATCATGTTTAATTGATCAAAGAGAGAAAGTAAAAAATCCAGAATGTATTGCTTACATTCAACGATTAGAATGGATAGCATTTAATGATTTCAGAATTACAACATTTTCTTCGGACTGTGCAGACGATGTTAAAAAGTTTAAGTGCGATAAAGTACAACCTTACAGAGACATATCACAGGGACAAATATTGGCTTGTCTGCAAGAACATATTAATGAACTTCAACATGATTGTCAAAGACACATATTTCATGTATCTGAAATACAagctgaaaatataaatttagatCGACAGCTATACATAGCTTGTGAACAAGATCGTACTAAATTTTGTCCAGGCATCAGACCTGGTAGTGGTCAAGTATATAAATGTTTAATGCAACATAAAACGGATAGAGCTATGACAGCTATGTGCCAAGAGCAACTTACAAGAAGAGGAAAATTAATAGCATCTGACTATAGAGTTAGTAAAGGATTAGTCAAAGCTTGCAAAgatgacattaaaattaatcattGTAGGAGACCTCCACCtgaagataaaaatatatttggaaatgatgataaaaataaaagacctgcaaatgaagataaaaatataagacTCGCACGTATTCTGCTTTGTTTAGAATCAGCCGTAAAAAATGGAAGTAAAATTGATAGAGACTGTCAAGCTGAAATGTTTGATCACAGGAAACTTCTAATGGAAGATTATAGATTATCTCCTGAAATAGTTGATGGATGTGTTAATGATATTACAACATTCTGTAATAGCCTTGAAATTGGTGGTGCAACAATTCACTGTTTAATGGAACACACTAGAACTAAGAAAAGGAAATCAAGAGTATCTAGCAGATGTCAAAGAgcg ttAGAAGACTTAATTATGGATGCGGATGCAGGAGAAGATTGGAGAATTGATCCTGTATTACGAGAACAATGTCAACCTGTTGTTAATTTAGCTTGCAGAGAT GTACGTGGAGGAGATGCCACAGTTATATCTTGTTTAATGGATCAACTTGGTACAGATAGAATGACAGAAGCTTGCGAAACTGCGTTAGTTCAAATACAGTATTTTGTAGCTAGAGATTTTAAATTGGACCCTCAATTGTACAGAGCATGTAAATTTGATGCAATACGATTGTGTCATGCAAGAAACGCATGGGCAAGTGATGGAAAGCAAATGCATCCAGAAGAGGGACCTCTTGTTTTACCATGTTTATACAGACATGCATATCATCCTCAAAAAAATATGACT TTAAGAACGGAGTGTCTTGAAGAAATTAGACGCGTTATGAGACAAAGAGCAGTAAATGTTGATTTGCAACCTGAGATTGAAGAAGTATGTCTTAATGAATTAGCATCATTTTGCTATGACAAAACAGCGAAAGGAGAAGAAATACTGTGCCTTCAAGACAATTTAgatcg tttgaacaaaaattgcaaattagcaGTGGGCAATTTTACAGAAGAACAAGCCGAACGCGTTGAATTAAATCCTATCATTTCGGCCACGTGTCAACATATCATGGAGCGTCATTGTGAG GAAGTATTAAAGTATGGTAAAGACGAAGGAGACATGATGGAATGTTTAATAGAACATAAAAATGATCTAGATGTACGGTCTGATTACAAATGTAAAGCAGCAGTGGaacattttcaattaatatcattaaaaaattaccattttacttataaatttaaagaagCTTGTAGACCATCCGTCAAAAGATGGTGTCCAAA GTCTAAAACCAAAGCAGATGTGATAGAGTGTTTGAGTGCAATTGTACAAGAAGATATAATGAAAGATACCCAGCATCATATACCAAAAGAATGTAGACAACAGTTGAAAGCACAACTTTATCAACAAAGAGAAAACATTCAGTTTGATCCTATCTTACAAGCACAGTGTACAACTGATATTAAACAGTATTGTTATAACGTTGAACCAGGAAATTCACAG attttggaatgTTTAGCAGCACATAAATCAAAGTTATCTGATGCGTGTCATAAACAGTTATTTAAAGTAAGGAAACAAGAATTTCAAGACAGTTCAAGTGACTTTGCTTTATTAAATACATGTCGAGTTATGGTAAGACAATTCTGTCACGATGTTAGTCGTTCTCAAGCATTGGATTGTCTCAAAAAGTATAAAGATGATCCAACATTTGATgataaatgcaaaaatattgttattcGAAGAATGATTGAACAAAATACCGATTATAGATTTAATAGTGCATTGCAAACAGCATGCTCCTATGATATTAATAAGCATTGTAAGGAG gTTTTATTGCATCAACCTACCGATAAAGAACTTGAAGGAAAAGTAATAAGATGTTTAAAGATTAAATTTCGAGAGTCAAAACTCACAATAAAATGCGAACATCAAATGACTAATATACTTAGAGAAGCAGCTTTAAATTATCATCTAAATCCGTTACTGGCTACAATGTGTGCGCATGag ATTGAAACAATTTGTAGAGCAGATGAGAATGATCCTGGAGCAGTAGAAGAGTGTTTAAAAATGGAATTTAATGCTGGTAATAGAGATATGAAAGAAGAATGCCGTCTTGAAATTGCAGATTTAATAGAACAAGCAAGAGCAGATATCAATGTAGATCCTTTATTACAAAAAGCATGTGCTGTTGATGTTAGTAAATACTGTAGCGATGTTCCGCAGGGTGCAGGAAGAC ATATCATGTGCCTGCAAAATGTATTAGAAGATAGTAACAAATCTTTACAACCGGATTGCTATAAAATGTTAACCACAAGAATTGATATGTTCAGAAACGCGGCCAAGGTAATAAGTTTTATTATCATAATGGAGGCATTTTTGTAG
- the hzg gene encoding CTD small phosphatase herzog isoform X3, whose translation MLTPLSDLFFHLSFASQLPQENEVVNNSPASGKKPRGRGLLRSLLCCLGRGRGSSSKSSKTSSLQGDGRGSPPPGTGSPRFLLPPVRHQDMHKKCMVIDLDETLVHSSFKPINNADFVVPVEIDGTVHQVYVLKRPYVDEFLQRMGELYECVLFTASLAKYADPVADLLDRWGVFRARLFRESCVFHRGNYVKDLNKLGRDLQQIIIVDNSPASYIFHPDNAVPVASWFDDMTDSELLDLIPFFEKLSNVENIYTVLCNSNHPYNQVPTAVQNSPSPGSGSLGAS comes from the exons ATGCTTACCCCTCTCTCCGATCTTTTCTTTCACCTAAGTTTTGCGT CCCAGTTACCACAAGAGAATGAAGTGGTCAACAACAGTCCAGCAAGTGGCAAAAAGCCAAGAGGGCGTGGACTTTTGCGATCTCTACTTTGTTGCCTTGGTAGAGGACGTGGAAGTAGTTCAAAAAGTTCAAAAACAAGCTCTTTGCAAGGCGATGGACGTGGTTCTCCACCACCAGGGACTGGATCCCCACGGTTCCTTCTCCCACCTGTCAGACATCAGGATATGCACAAAAAGTGCATGGTGATTGATTTGGATGAGACACTAGTGCATAGTTCTTTCAAACCAATCAACAATGCCGATTTTGTTGTTCCTGTAGAGATTGATGGGACAGTGCATCAAGTGTATGTTTTAAAGAGGCCTTATGTGGATGAGTTCTTGCAGAGAATGGGCGAACTGTACGAATGTGTATTATTCACAGCAAGTTTGGCTAAG TATGCTGATCCAGTAGCAGATTTGCTTGACAGATGGGGAGTGTTCAGAGCAAGACTGTTTAGAGAATCTTGTGTTTTTCACAGAGGAAATTATGTTAAAGATTTAAATAAACTAGGGCGGGATTTGcaacaaattattattgttgATAATAGTCCTGCAAGTTATATTTTCCATCCAGATAATGCG GTGCCAGTGGCATCATGGTTTGACGATATGACAGATTCAGAATTGTTAGATTTAATTCCATTCTTTGAGAAACTCAGTAATGtggaaaatatttatacagtcTTGTGCAATAGTAATCATCCTTATAATCAAGTACCTACGGCTGTACAGAATAGTCCAAGCCCCGGGTCAGGTTCACTTGGTGCTTCCTAG
- the hzg gene encoding CTD small phosphatase herzog isoform X1 has product MDASSIITQVSRDDELGQFNNGKAQLPQENEVVNNSPASGKKPRGRGLLRSLLCCLGRGRGSSSKSSKTSSLQGDGRGSPPPGTGSPRFLLPPVRHQDMHKKCMVIDLDETLVHSSFKPINNADFVVPVEIDGTVHQVYVLKRPYVDEFLQRMGELYECVLFTASLAKYADPVADLLDRWGVFRARLFRESCVFHRGNYVKDLNKLGRDLQQIIIVDNSPASYIFHPDNAVPVASWFDDMTDSELLDLIPFFEKLSNVENIYTVLCNSNHPYNQVPTAVQNSPSPGSGSLGAS; this is encoded by the exons ATGGACGCATCGTCCATTATCACCCAAGTGTCACGGGATGACGAGCTAGGCCAGTTTAATAATGGGAAAG CCCAGTTACCACAAGAGAATGAAGTGGTCAACAACAGTCCAGCAAGTGGCAAAAAGCCAAGAGGGCGTGGACTTTTGCGATCTCTACTTTGTTGCCTTGGTAGAGGACGTGGAAGTAGTTCAAAAAGTTCAAAAACAAGCTCTTTGCAAGGCGATGGACGTGGTTCTCCACCACCAGGGACTGGATCCCCACGGTTCCTTCTCCCACCTGTCAGACATCAGGATATGCACAAAAAGTGCATGGTGATTGATTTGGATGAGACACTAGTGCATAGTTCTTTCAAACCAATCAACAATGCCGATTTTGTTGTTCCTGTAGAGATTGATGGGACAGTGCATCAAGTGTATGTTTTAAAGAGGCCTTATGTGGATGAGTTCTTGCAGAGAATGGGCGAACTGTACGAATGTGTATTATTCACAGCAAGTTTGGCTAAG TATGCTGATCCAGTAGCAGATTTGCTTGACAGATGGGGAGTGTTCAGAGCAAGACTGTTTAGAGAATCTTGTGTTTTTCACAGAGGAAATTATGTTAAAGATTTAAATAAACTAGGGCGGGATTTGcaacaaattattattgttgATAATAGTCCTGCAAGTTATATTTTCCATCCAGATAATGCG GTGCCAGTGGCATCATGGTTTGACGATATGACAGATTCAGAATTGTTAGATTTAATTCCATTCTTTGAGAAACTCAGTAATGtggaaaatatttatacagtcTTGTGCAATAGTAATCATCCTTATAATCAAGTACCTACGGCTGTACAGAATAGTCCAAGCCCCGGGTCAGGTTCACTTGGTGCTTCCTAG